One window of the Tachypleus tridentatus isolate NWPU-2018 chromosome 10, ASM421037v1, whole genome shotgun sequence genome contains the following:
- the LOC143231017 gene encoding flavin-containing monooxygenase 5-like: protein MEATKRICIAGAGSSGLTSIKACLEEDLLPVCFEKTDQIGGLWCYREDDVEGVGSVMKSTITNTSKEMSAFSDFPPPKDFPTYMHNSYLLKYFEMYAEKFDLVRHIRFRHEILKVEQNHDFDETGQWKITIRDIENNVHFDEIFDGMMVCTGHHVFPYIPTFLEIEKFKGKVLHTHSYKKPDGYDAKKVVIVGVGNSAGDVTVELSQIAKQVYLSVRNGCWIIPRTSPGGKPLDASLFRRWWNLIWFYTPYKLLRYFVDTFVGKETGHSPYCFRCKRSILEQRSTVNDELRHVIQSGAVTVKGNIRKFTENGVVFEGEETEYEVDIVILATGYDIKFPFLDQKIVSIRKQKLELYKYVVPIRLKHPTLGMIALAQPVGSLFPIAEIQARWFALLMNKKVCLPSVKQMLSDIKKKMDMITRRYPDNIRYTIVVDWIPLMDETACLINAKPNLLKLILTDPKLFLKCFWGPCLPYQFRLQGPHAWAGARNAILSY from the exons ATGGAAGCAACAAAAAGGATCTGTATAGCTGGAGCTGGATCCAGTGGACTCACATCCATCAAAGCTTGCCTAGAAGAAGATCTGCTTCCGGTGTGCTTTGAAAAGACAGACCAGATAGGGGGACTTTGGTGCTACAGAGAGGATGATGTTGAAGGTGTGGGCTCTGTGATGAAGTCTACCATAACAAATACTAGCAAAGAAATGAGCGCCTTTAGCGATTTCCCGCCACCAAAGGATTTTCCTACTTATATGCATAATAGCTACTTACTTAAATACTTTGAGATGTACGCTGAAAAATTTGATCTCGTTCGACACATTAGGTTTCGACATGAAATTCTTAAAGTAGAGCAAAACCACGATTTTGACGAAACGGGACAGTGGAAAATAACTATTCGAGACATTGAAAACAATGTTCATTTTGATGAGATATTTGACGGAATGATGGTTTGCACTGGTCACCACGTATTTCCGTACATCCCCACGTTTCTAGAAATAGAAAAATTCAAAGGCAAAGTGTTACACACTCATAGTTACAAGAAACCAGATGGGTATGATGCCAAGAAGGTGGTGATTGTTGGTGTAGGAAACTCTGCAGGAGACGTGACTGTGGAGCTAAGTCAGATAGCTAAACAG GTATATCTAAGTGTGAGGAATGGATGTTGGATTATTCCCAGAACTAGTCCTGGTGGTAAACCATTGGATGCTTCGCTTTTTCGACGGTGGTGGAATTTAATTTGGTTTTATACACCATATAAGCTACTGCGTTACTTTGTTGATACGTTTGTTGGCAAAGAAACTGGCCATTCTCCATACTGTTTTAGATGCAAACGTTCCATTCTAGAACAACGTTCCACAGTCAACGATGAACTGCGACACGTGATTCAGAGTGGAGCTGTCACAGTGAAGGGAAACATTCGGAAATTCACTGAGAATGGAGTAGTTTTTGAAGGAGAAGAAACAGAGTATGAGGTCGACATCGTAATTTTAGCAACTGGTTACGATATCAAGTTTCCATTTTTAGACCAGAAAATAGTttctattagaaaacaaaaactggaaTTGTATAAGTATGTAGTTCCCATCAGATTAAAACACCCTACTCTTGGCATGATAGCTCTGGCTCAACCTGTAGGTTCTTTGTTCCCCATTGCTGAAATCCAAGCTCGATGGTTTGCTTTGTTAATGAATAAGAAAGTTTGTCTTCCCtcagtaaaacaaatgttaagtgATATCAAGAAGAAAATGGACATGATAACTCGTCGCTACCCGGACAACATTCGCTACACCATTGTGGTTGATTGGATACCTCTTATGGATGAGACAGCTTGTCTCATCAACGCAAAGCCTAACTTGCTAAAATTAATTCTCACCGATCCTAAactttttttgaaatgtttctgGGGTCCTTGTTTACCTTACCAATTTCGTCTTCAAGGTCCTCATGCTTGGGCAGGCGCAAGAAACGCTATTTTGTcatattaa